One window of Shewanella sp. GD04112 genomic DNA carries:
- a CDS encoding DUF1525 domain-containing protein: MFGALLSIFSMQAHSDSWIPAKVEVFTPYSLAEQVVNVPPSANGLEVYIIDNADRLEQEASLSLPPITQVEAASDEGLERYKQRIVNQVTALATKQKPELESAWKGLGKATTYGLTRYPAVVINGEYVVYGVSVNTAVNQWRNSHAEN; this comes from the coding sequence ATGTTTGGCGCCCTTCTTTCAATTTTCAGTATGCAAGCTCATTCGGATAGTTGGATACCGGCTAAGGTTGAGGTGTTTACACCTTACAGCTTGGCTGAACAGGTTGTAAATGTCCCCCCGTCAGCTAATGGTCTTGAAGTATACATAATCGACAATGCCGATAGGTTAGAACAGGAGGCCAGTCTGTCATTACCGCCCATTACTCAAGTAGAGGCTGCAAGCGATGAAGGGCTTGAGCGTTATAAGCAGCGCATAGTTAACCAAGTAACCGCTCTAGCGACAAAACAAAAGCCGGAATTAGAAAGTGCATGGAAAGGGCTAGGCAAGGCAACCACCTACGGCCTAACCCGATACCCTGCCGTGGTTATCAATGGCGAATACGTTGTTTATGGCGTTTCAGTAAATACAGCAGTTAATCAGTGGCGAAACAGTCATGCAGAAAATTAG
- a CDS encoding DUF3487 family protein, whose product MAVEDEGTQVVLLEDLDNDPPILRGLTSSELAITAGVCVISNVIIVGIAFSLAFSKFFVGMGFGMLTGLGLAWVIAGKIGTLKQGRPSYLLWGEIKRNLQIDGISVFGLFRLKFDMGFIGTKTWDNCSHKE is encoded by the coding sequence ATGGCCGTTGAGGATGAAGGCACTCAAGTTGTATTGCTTGAGGATTTGGACAACGACCCGCCAATTTTGCGCGGGTTAACGTCCTCTGAGTTGGCCATAACTGCCGGAGTCTGCGTTATCAGCAATGTCATTATCGTTGGCATTGCTTTCTCTTTAGCTTTCTCAAAATTCTTCGTTGGAATGGGCTTTGGGATGCTCACTGGATTAGGTCTTGCTTGGGTTATTGCAGGCAAGATTGGGACGCTTAAGCAGGGACGCCCAAGCTACTTGCTATGGGGTGAGATAAAGAGAAATTTGCAGATTGATGGGATAAGCGTTTTTGGTCTGTTTAGGCTCAAGTTCGATATGGGATTTATTGGCACAAAAACTTGGGATAACTGCTCACATAAAGAATGA
- a CDS encoding RAQPRD family integrative conjugative element protein, whose translation MKITKLLTISLLLASSVTQAADATRERMGLEVMRTQVSKLLEQAQTIKMHSDPNAKVQFNYSIVERQLKQLESDIDAYLNAPLTPRPVPVF comes from the coding sequence TTGAAGATTACAAAACTATTAACCATTAGCTTGCTACTAGCTTCAAGTGTAACACAAGCTGCCGATGCGACTAGGGAACGAATGGGGCTTGAGGTTATGCGTACTCAAGTTTCAAAGCTATTGGAACAAGCTCAGACAATCAAAATGCACTCTGACCCTAATGCAAAAGTGCAGTTTAACTACTCGATAGTGGAGCGTCAGTTAAAGCAGTTAGAGTCTGATATTGACGCTTATCTAAACGCCCCGTTAACGCCTCGCCCTGTGCCAGTTTTTTAG
- a CDS encoding TIGR03752 family integrating conjugative element protein, with amino-acid sequence MKQATFKLATLSAAIALSLSIAGCKEKKLEAVPADQVGMKTNTAQTQAEVSTSTEQLETISARLKAVEVIEQRLSTIEKQAAEAQLAQEQAKGKAKGNDKSVKDELTELGVFDKLNRVEKLLSGKDTKHSPDSDETDYTQYGVAPSVPVTIGGGERSKPNLVKPTINDVGEQYTLPRAPSTIAGARTVPSGDWIMPIDAVMPLDPKKGSVSYAFDSKSIEHKNFGTGPTFQTADSKTETPAAKPELIKYGTIAQESTLLDSVTMTALIGRIPVKGTLVDPFEFKVLIGKENLAANGLYVPNLEKMIMRGVAKGHYTETCVSGDIVAATYVFTDGTIQTINASDIKTGNGGYNSSGQVTQERLGWLSTPGGTPCVPGKYFSDAPELIAAQGGLAALGAFAAGLAESAKVTEGTGDSKTTSVNDSGKYALGQGGVGAVNTLTEWINDIKESAYGIVFVESNQKVAIHITKEIPIDYNPEGRKLTYQEYTNEKTQLD; translated from the coding sequence ATGAAACAGGCCACATTCAAATTAGCTACCCTGAGTGCAGCTATCGCTTTGTCGCTCTCGATTGCAGGATGCAAAGAGAAAAAGTTAGAGGCAGTACCAGCAGACCAAGTAGGTATGAAAACCAATACCGCTCAAACTCAAGCGGAAGTCAGTACCAGCACTGAGCAATTAGAGACAATTTCAGCTCGTTTGAAAGCAGTTGAAGTTATCGAGCAACGACTGTCTACCATTGAAAAACAAGCTGCTGAGGCGCAGTTAGCCCAAGAACAAGCGAAAGGAAAGGCAAAAGGAAATGATAAGTCGGTTAAAGATGAACTGACTGAATTAGGCGTTTTCGACAAGCTCAACAGGGTTGAGAAACTACTCAGTGGTAAAGACACCAAGCATAGCCCTGATTCAGATGAAACCGATTACACGCAGTACGGCGTCGCGCCAAGCGTACCAGTGACCATCGGCGGTGGTGAGCGGTCTAAGCCGAACCTTGTTAAGCCAACAATTAATGATGTTGGTGAGCAATACACGTTACCCCGCGCACCATCCACTATCGCCGGAGCAAGAACGGTTCCGTCAGGCGATTGGATTATGCCTATTGATGCGGTCATGCCTTTAGATCCAAAAAAAGGCAGTGTTAGCTACGCATTCGACTCAAAAAGCATTGAGCACAAGAATTTTGGGACAGGACCGACTTTCCAGACTGCAGATAGCAAAACAGAAACACCCGCGGCTAAACCTGAACTGATTAAGTACGGGACTATTGCTCAAGAATCTACGTTGTTGGACTCAGTAACAATGACGGCACTGATAGGTCGTATTCCGGTAAAGGGAACGCTGGTAGATCCATTTGAATTCAAAGTTCTGATCGGAAAGGAAAACCTCGCAGCAAACGGTCTGTACGTCCCCAATCTTGAAAAGATGATAATGCGCGGCGTGGCCAAAGGCCATTACACCGAAACGTGTGTTAGCGGTGACATTGTGGCGGCGACATACGTTTTCACCGATGGAACCATTCAAACCATAAACGCCAGCGACATTAAGACTGGGAACGGGGGTTACAACTCTAGCGGCCAAGTGACACAGGAACGGCTTGGCTGGCTCTCAACTCCCGGTGGAACCCCTTGTGTACCGGGTAAATATTTTAGCGATGCACCGGAGCTAATTGCGGCTCAAGGTGGTTTAGCGGCACTTGGGGCATTTGCTGCAGGTCTTGCGGAAAGCGCGAAAGTAACGGAAGGGACTGGGGACTCAAAAACTACATCGGTTAATGATTCTGGTAAGTACGCCTTGGGTCAGGGTGGAGTCGGTGCAGTAAACACCCTAACAGAATGGATTAACGATATTAAAGAAAGTGCCTACGGGATCGTCTTTGTCGAATCCAATCAGAAAGTCGCGATTCACATTACCAAAGAAATCCCAATCGACTACAACCCCGAAGGCCGCAAGTTAACGTATCAGGAATATACCAATGAAAAAACGCAACTGGATTAG
- a CDS encoding Conjugative transfer region lipoprotein has protein sequence MKKRNWISLLALTAMLGGCSSNNPAEPVLPESKVSMKEVYEGAIYSEAKASNLVLKRPATDTERSIDPYILHNTKRTHFKKLDNPTMYLFVNTHLSTVSRVPVPAYLTEFKLLERDEYAMPGQINLSNWR, from the coding sequence ATGAAAAAACGCAACTGGATTAGTCTGTTGGCTCTGACTGCGATGCTCGGAGGCTGTAGCAGCAATAACCCTGCTGAACCTGTCTTGCCAGAATCAAAAGTAAGCATGAAAGAGGTCTATGAGGGCGCAATTTATAGTGAAGCTAAGGCAAGTAACTTAGTCCTTAAGCGTCCAGCGACCGACACGGAACGTAGTATCGACCCGTACATTTTGCACAATACAAAACGGACTCACTTTAAGAAACTGGATAACCCAACTATGTATCTATTCGTGAACACGCACCTTTCAACAGTTTCACGAGTCCCAGTGCCTGCGTATCTGACCGAATTTAAATTGTTGGAGCGCGACGAATACGCTATGCCCGGCCAAATCAATTTATCCAATTGGCGGTAG
- a CDS encoding TraU family protein, producing MQKIRLALAAMIVSMFLGFAGNASADEGKEAEALETELSEIYAAGMDLTCIDWKPTGMCIWLYVNWPVVSIRYSTLVEFYSPDALTEVYHKQSNTPLLSGKLQNSVSNTLGSATAGSLGGLPLKLENNSSSTEGFRSAHLMGNPMLSLHNSVLGGVLGNVGYCESPVNPLQTYYHSDLDWFEWRAGFIEALLYFPNMLKRVYDGSAMWGSLYPRVGWGTNNSSPFISAAITSLRAANIVSGYDSFSSNHIQVPMPDENPRFYYPPNTKPKVDIENGKWKALWPAPTDSCSVLPISGITSEIGTNEPYVQNRNYVFMLWRKYTCCKRKGQKLISVVGG from the coding sequence ATGCAGAAAATTAGATTAGCCTTAGCTGCAATGATTGTTTCTATGTTTTTAGGTTTTGCTGGTAACGCCAGTGCCGACGAGGGTAAAGAAGCCGAGGCATTAGAAACTGAGTTATCGGAAATTTATGCTGCAGGCATGGATTTAACATGCATTGATTGGAAGCCTACAGGCATGTGCATTTGGCTTTATGTGAACTGGCCAGTAGTGAGCATTCGGTACTCTACGCTTGTAGAGTTCTATTCGCCGGATGCGCTTACTGAGGTTTATCACAAACAAAGCAATACACCTTTGCTTTCTGGGAAATTGCAAAACTCGGTGTCCAATACCCTTGGCAGCGCTACAGCTGGTTCGCTTGGAGGGCTCCCGCTCAAGCTGGAAAACAATTCATCCAGCACAGAAGGGTTTCGTAGTGCTCACTTAATGGGGAACCCAATGCTTAGCTTACATAACTCTGTTCTTGGCGGTGTATTGGGGAATGTGGGTTATTGTGAGTCGCCAGTTAACCCGCTGCAGACCTATTACCATTCGGATTTAGATTGGTTTGAATGGCGAGCAGGCTTTATTGAAGCATTACTTTACTTCCCTAACATGCTTAAGCGAGTTTATGACGGTTCGGCAATGTGGGGCAGTTTATATCCGCGAGTAGGGTGGGGGACTAACAATTCTTCACCATTTATTAGTGCTGCAATCACTTCGCTTAGGGCGGCAAATATCGTTTCAGGTTATGACAGTTTCAGCTCTAATCATATTCAAGTCCCTATGCCAGATGAGAATCCAAGATTTTATTATCCGCCTAATACAAAGCCAAAAGTTGATATTGAAAACGGCAAATGGAAAGCGTTATGGCCAGCACCGACAGATAGTTGCTCCGTACTTCCAATTAGCGGAATAACTAGCGAAATCGGAACAAATGAACCTTATGTTCAAAATAGAAATTATGTCTTTATGCTTTGGAGGAAATACACATGCTGTAAGCGTAAAGGCCAAAAATTAATAAGCGTTGTCGGCGGTTAA
- a CDS encoding DUF3262 family protein, translated as MSVTNTSVGAWDATVAGAAKASTLSTTLIVIYTITIFLIGAWFFLGLFRSWSQGKLDNLDVMFYACRFIGLLIFTTFFF; from the coding sequence ATGAGCGTTACAAATACTTCGGTCGGAGCCTGGGATGCAACAGTTGCTGGTGCAGCTAAAGCAAGCACTCTCTCCACGACCTTAATTGTTATCTACACCATTACCATTTTTCTAATTGGCGCTTGGTTCTTCCTTGGTCTGTTTAGGTCTTGGTCACAAGGCAAATTAGATAATCTGGACGTTATGTTTTATGCATGTCGATTTATCGGATTGCTGATTTTTACCACGTTTTTCTTTTAA
- a CDS encoding PFL_4703 family integrating conjugative element protein produces MENKTSTTAKASDTKKTTAVLKKGRASKPRNPTHRSLPKKYYKAEAEEQSHILTLRVGGVTLAVLLGMSLYAASKIPDEITVHNPPNMEVGSTRKLKEIPQYSLYSTALYIWQQINTANDMSKDYRNNVELKFSNYISPEFGRELVAASEREDKANKTGISREFREMDGATWSEQRVFKLTPDKWVVYVDGTIKERLAGQVVREVNIRYPLVLERADYNPAKNPTGLKIVGFHEQPKRL; encoded by the coding sequence ATGGAAAATAAAACAAGCACCACGGCGAAAGCCAGCGACACCAAAAAGACGACTGCTGTTTTGAAAAAAGGTAGGGCAAGCAAGCCAAGAAACCCTACTCATAGATCACTACCAAAGAAATACTACAAGGCTGAGGCTGAGGAACAGTCACATATCCTGACTTTACGAGTTGGCGGTGTGACGTTGGCTGTTCTACTCGGAATGTCGCTTTACGCAGCAAGTAAAATCCCTGACGAAATCACTGTTCATAACCCACCCAATATGGAAGTTGGTTCGACTCGCAAGTTGAAAGAGATCCCTCAGTACAGCCTCTATAGCACCGCGCTTTACATTTGGCAGCAAATCAACACTGCCAATGATATGAGCAAGGATTACAGAAATAACGTCGAACTTAAATTCTCTAACTACATTTCTCCCGAATTTGGGCGCGAACTGGTTGCTGCCAGTGAAAGAGAAGATAAAGCCAATAAGACTGGCATTTCTCGCGAATTCAGGGAAATGGACGGCGCTACTTGGAGCGAACAGCGAGTATTCAAGCTCACTCCTGATAAGTGGGTTGTTTACGTGGACGGAACGATCAAGGAGCGTTTAGCTGGCCAAGTGGTGCGCGAAGTCAACATTCGTTATCCGCTGGTACTTGAACGAGCTGACTATAACCCCGCCAAAAACCCAACTGGCCTAAAAATCGTAGGCTTCCACGAACAACCGAAAAGGCTGTAA
- a CDS encoding H-NS family nucleoid-associated regulatory protein, whose translation MSEVEITEFQSILLHARRFKASVKELTTQQLIEVQEKLNAIVEDRKAADEALKEQEQAKLAQIEQLKSLIEEAGLSLDDLSSTPIKRERQPKPPKYAITVDGEQVTWTGQGRMPKPIKAAIDNGASLESFLIK comes from the coding sequence ATGTCGGAAGTTGAAATAACAGAATTTCAATCTATTTTATTACATGCAAGAAGATTTAAAGCGTCAGTAAAAGAGCTGACAACGCAGCAATTAATTGAAGTACAAGAAAAGTTAAACGCTATTGTCGAAGATCGCAAAGCAGCTGATGAAGCATTGAAAGAGCAAGAACAAGCGAAACTGGCTCAGATTGAACAGCTCAAAAGTTTGATCGAAGAAGCGGGGCTGTCTCTTGACGACTTAAGCTCTACACCCATTAAGCGTGAGCGTCAGCCAAAACCGCCCAAATATGCGATCACTGTAGATGGAGAGCAAGTCACTTGGACAGGTCAAGGGAGAATGCCGAAACCTATAAAAGCGGCGATTGATAACGGTGCTAGTCTTGAAAGTTTCTTAATTAAATAA
- a CDS encoding DUF3438 family protein, producing the protein MKKMIPLLLCALHSANAFCTQAFEWDGTPINLTLAVGEERLIRLPDNAQFRLPTELANQISVTSASGILYVTAYTPITDVPLDIRLVESGAIIKTRLTTINEGQDNSDVKISLPKVPETSAASAAPSKAVGINAPQQFDPIAMIRFAATRNLMPQHLWPKSGSITQIPTPKQLRLDQLFYGASAGVFDAKILETYRQGSMVLSVIHLTNKTPFPAPIDFGDISIAFDFASVPEPYFALGVNGSTNDFSIMYLITQGELAPLVLQVDPSALPLEAAK; encoded by the coding sequence ATGAAGAAAATGATCCCATTGCTGCTTTGCGCTTTGCATTCAGCAAACGCATTTTGCACACAAGCCTTTGAGTGGGACGGGACACCGATTAATTTAACTTTGGCTGTTGGTGAAGAACGCTTGATTAGGTTGCCGGATAACGCTCAATTTAGACTGCCGACCGAACTAGCTAATCAAATTAGCGTGACCTCTGCCTCTGGTATTTTGTACGTAACAGCTTATACCCCGATTACTGACGTACCGCTTGATATTCGTCTTGTAGAGTCAGGCGCTATCATCAAAACTCGCCTGACAACCATCAATGAAGGGCAAGACAACTCGGACGTAAAGATTAGCTTGCCAAAGGTGCCGGAAACATCGGCTGCATCTGCAGCCCCAAGCAAAGCTGTGGGCATCAATGCGCCTCAACAGTTTGATCCAATCGCCATGATTCGGTTTGCGGCTACCCGTAACCTTATGCCTCAACACTTATGGCCTAAGTCCGGCTCCATCACGCAAATACCTACTCCAAAACAGTTGAGGCTAGATCAGCTTTTTTATGGTGCTTCTGCGGGTGTATTTGATGCAAAAATTCTGGAAACCTACAGACAGGGCTCAATGGTTTTAAGTGTTATCCACTTAACGAACAAAACCCCATTCCCGGCACCGATTGACTTTGGTGATATTTCAATTGCTTTCGATTTCGCTTCTGTTCCAGAGCCATATTTTGCACTGGGAGTGAATGGCTCGACTAACGATTTCAGCATTATGTACCTGATCACTCAGGGCGAGTTAGCGCCGCTGGTACTGCAAGTTGATCCAAGCGCCTTGCCGCTGGAGGCCGCAAAATGA
- a CDS encoding conjugative transfer ATPase has product MISNAIRSLLGQKQPLSKKDVEKLYKRDLPSFPDLLPYTGYDSATGTFILEDGFSRAKVFTVNPLPTEGRSPKTLVGYREKMKEFIEQTFTELPLNGGQWVIQQFSFDDPRIHDLADQIEDYAAPHAKGTVYTTAYAEMMRTHLKGISRKAEGIFVDNEVTRAAWRGCYRRTKLVIYRRCTNSDMKDAEFCPAAEVNEICEQAVKTLTSGGYVLKEDTPKEFFGWLIRFFNPQPDSDDPEHYYKTYESILAREADGELPIKGALTEALIGTPPRSDNKNNCWFLDEIPTRFIRIAGCRNPPRIGQLTGEVVDGVGENQRIECTLDKVPPNSMFASTTIICPQTDFELLLKRQADNAVGDSLATARKQEELQQVAAEFGRSDSIVRNFSGIYVSGKNLTELRKNSQQVVTVLSNAGMRPIKEKADSFGLKAFMLSMPMVFNPAMDKGNIYQKPTWAQHVANLSFAYGRSEGSGNVGFSFYNRGGSPLSVDPLSKADKTSNSFGLVLGAPGSGKSATANALLAQIMAVHRPKAFIIDPGNSFGLIGDWMERHDLTVEKLSYSPSSKSTLAVFKDAAKLLVDDMAIEQAEQNASNVGDIAELISSEGDIDKLSEPDDDADRDVLGELEIIALIMITGGEKREYEQYMRADRQLLRKSIIEAAKDAREQGTITRPSHVVERLASAARGEWGGFDEKRRSAASSMAGGMATWCESGTFENAVFNSADGDGIPDADVVILDVGHFSRSGYEAQMATCLTGLLQYINNLAEKEQHSGRSILLFIDEAHLVTVNPLLAPFIIKMVKMFRKIGVNPWFITQNITDFPAEAEKLLTMIEWYIVMLASPQEVELIAKYKSLTEEQVNMITTCKKEDLKYTEGVILGKKMQEIFRAVPPSTILTLSQTDKEEKTKRAKTMREMAELGLPNTEVDAAIYLGRKLDELRGII; this is encoded by the coding sequence ATGATCAGTAATGCAATCCGCTCATTGCTCGGACAAAAGCAACCTTTATCAAAAAAGGACGTAGAGAAACTGTATAAGCGTGATTTACCTAGTTTCCCTGACCTACTACCTTACACCGGATATGACTCAGCAACAGGGACATTCATTCTTGAAGATGGATTTAGCCGCGCCAAAGTCTTTACGGTAAACCCCTTGCCGACCGAAGGGAGAAGCCCTAAAACGCTGGTTGGGTACCGTGAAAAGATGAAAGAGTTTATTGAACAGACTTTCACTGAGTTACCTCTGAACGGTGGCCAGTGGGTTATTCAGCAATTCTCATTTGATGACCCACGTATTCACGACTTGGCAGACCAGATTGAAGATTACGCAGCCCCACACGCCAAAGGCACTGTTTACACAACGGCTTATGCGGAGATGATGCGTACCCATTTAAAGGGGATTAGCCGTAAAGCTGAGGGCATATTCGTTGATAACGAAGTGACAAGAGCTGCATGGCGTGGCTGTTATCGTCGCACGAAGCTGGTGATCTATCGTCGTTGCACAAACTCGGACATGAAAGATGCTGAGTTCTGTCCTGCCGCCGAAGTGAATGAAATCTGTGAGCAAGCAGTAAAGACTCTGACAAGTGGAGGGTATGTTCTGAAAGAGGATACCCCGAAAGAGTTTTTCGGTTGGCTAATTCGGTTTTTCAATCCACAACCAGATTCGGATGATCCAGAACATTACTACAAGACCTATGAAAGCATTTTAGCGCGTGAGGCCGATGGTGAACTGCCAATTAAAGGCGCACTCACTGAGGCGCTTATTGGTACACCCCCAAGGTCGGATAATAAAAACAACTGCTGGTTTTTAGATGAAATTCCAACACGCTTTATTCGTATCGCTGGTTGTCGGAATCCACCTCGGATCGGCCAGTTAACGGGTGAAGTAGTCGATGGTGTTGGCGAGAACCAACGCATTGAATGCACCTTGGATAAAGTGCCGCCTAACTCAATGTTTGCCTCAACGACAATTATCTGCCCACAAACAGATTTTGAGTTGCTTCTAAAACGTCAGGCTGATAATGCGGTCGGTGATAGTTTGGCTACGGCGCGTAAGCAAGAGGAACTACAGCAAGTCGCCGCTGAGTTTGGCCGCTCTGATTCGATTGTACGTAACTTTTCAGGGATCTACGTAAGCGGTAAAAACTTGACTGAACTGAGAAAGAATTCTCAGCAAGTGGTTACAGTTTTAAGTAATGCTGGAATGCGCCCAATTAAAGAAAAGGCAGACTCATTCGGCCTTAAAGCCTTTATGTTATCAATGCCAATGGTATTTAACCCTGCAATGGATAAGGGCAACATTTATCAAAAACCTACCTGGGCTCAGCATGTAGCTAACCTTTCATTTGCGTATGGGCGAAGTGAAGGTTCCGGTAATGTGGGATTCAGCTTCTACAATCGAGGTGGTAGCCCACTGTCTGTCGATCCGTTGAGTAAAGCGGATAAAACATCAAATTCATTTGGTTTGGTACTAGGCGCTCCCGGTTCGGGGAAGTCTGCCACGGCTAACGCCCTACTCGCACAGATAATGGCAGTTCATCGTCCTAAGGCATTTATTATCGACCCCGGCAACTCATTCGGATTGATTGGCGATTGGATGGAACGCCACGACCTGACAGTAGAGAAGTTATCGTATTCCCCTAGCTCAAAATCGACATTGGCCGTGTTTAAGGACGCCGCCAAACTCTTAGTTGATGACATGGCTATCGAGCAGGCAGAGCAAAACGCGAGTAACGTGGGCGATATTGCAGAGCTGATTAGCTCCGAAGGCGACATTGACAAACTGAGTGAACCGGATGATGACGCAGATCGCGACGTTCTAGGTGAACTTGAGATCATCGCCCTCATTATGATTACAGGTGGTGAAAAGCGTGAGTATGAGCAATACATGCGTGCAGACAGGCAGTTACTACGCAAGAGCATCATTGAGGCCGCAAAGGACGCAAGAGAACAAGGGACTATCACTCGCCCAAGTCATGTTGTTGAGCGATTAGCCTCAGCTGCTCGTGGTGAGTGGGGCGGCTTTGACGAGAAGCGCAGAAGCGCCGCATCGAGCATGGCTGGCGGCATGGCTACTTGGTGTGAAAGTGGGACTTTTGAAAATGCAGTATTCAATTCCGCTGACGGTGACGGCATCCCGGACGCAGACGTTGTAATTCTGGACGTTGGCCATTTCTCTCGGTCAGGCTATGAAGCTCAAATGGCAACCTGTTTGACGGGGTTGCTACAGTACATCAACAACTTGGCTGAAAAGGAACAGCACTCAGGCCGTTCGATTTTACTGTTTATTGACGAAGCTCACTTAGTCACGGTAAACCCGCTACTTGCTCCGTTTATCATTAAAATGGTCAAAATGTTCCGTAAAATAGGTGTGAATCCTTGGTTTATCACTCAGAACATTACTGACTTCCCTGCAGAAGCTGAAAAGCTGTTAACGATGATCGAGTGGTACATTGTGATGCTGGCTTCCCCTCAGGAAGTTGAGTTAATCGCTAAATACAAGTCGCTTACAGAAGAACAGGTAAACATGATTACGACTTGTAAGAAGGAGGACTTGAAGTACACCGAAGGAGTCATTCTCGGTAAGAAAATGCAAGAGATTTTCCGCGCCGTTCCACCATCAACAATTCTAACTTTGTCCCAAACAGATAAAGAGGAAAAGACCAAGCGAGCTAAAACCATGCGCGAAATGGCAGAACTTGGCTTACCGAACACAGAAGTTGATGCGGCCATTTATTTAGGGCGCAAGTTGGATGAGTTGCGAGGGATCATTTAA
- a CDS encoding DUF2976 domain-containing protein, which translates to MKLTQIITKNKTRLLRMTCMAGISALLVHSGIASAVDLPTVDVPSGSSTDYVEVAKNIILAVFGIVAMIIGIAAFIVTAKGALQAYNEWQEGKLPLFGFLTRVAVAIGVLIFVIFLLSTIIDAADLEL; encoded by the coding sequence ATGAAACTAACTCAAATTATTACTAAGAATAAAACCCGTTTATTACGAATGACTTGCATGGCGGGGATCTCTGCTTTGCTAGTTCATTCAGGCATTGCCAGCGCCGTTGATTTGCCTACTGTTGACGTTCCTAGCGGTAGCAGTACCGACTATGTAGAAGTCGCAAAAAACATCATTTTGGCTGTATTCGGCATCGTGGCAATGATTATCGGTATTGCAGCGTTTATCGTCACTGCTAAGGGCGCTCTACAGGCATATAACGAATGGCAAGAAGGGAAGCTGCCGTTATTTGGCTTTTTAACTCGTGTTGCTGTTGCAATCGGCGTGTTGATTTTTGTGATCTTCCTACTCAGCACAATTATTGATGCTGCTGATTTAGAACTGTAA
- a CDS encoding superinfection immunity protein, whose amino-acid sequence MFLIRLLTLSLLTVSCYGMAQGQAEQLKGFGIFLIFLVPILMYFCPMYVAYFKKQPNFYSIFTLNLFLGWTLVGWVVALIWALKSHEPIKTINVTVPEPTPAHPIPASPKQTKQCPYCAEDILMAAKKCKHCGSEV is encoded by the coding sequence ATGTTTTTGATTAGATTGTTGACACTAAGTTTATTAACTGTTTCGTGTTACGGTATGGCACAAGGTCAAGCAGAACAGCTAAAAGGGTTTGGTATATTTCTTATTTTTCTTGTACCAATCCTTATGTATTTTTGTCCTATGTACGTAGCATATTTTAAAAAGCAACCTAATTTTTATTCAATCTTCACTCTCAATCTCTTTTTAGGATGGACTCTTGTAGGTTGGGTCGTTGCACTGATCTGGGCATTAAAGAGTCACGAACCGATAAAAACGATCAATGTTACAGTACCAGAACCGACACCTGCACATCCAATACCAGCATCACCAAAACAAACCAAACAATGCCCTTATTGTGCAGAAGATATATTAATGGCCGCCAAAAAATGCAAACACTGCGGAAGTGAAGTTTAA